GCGGGTGGTCGCGCTGGCGCTCAGGTCGGCCATGGGCACAGACGTCCTTCGTGGAGCGGCGGCCCCTCGGCTGTCGGCGGGCCGGGGGTCCTGTCGCGATCCCGGCGGCTGGTCGGGACGGCGACGGGGTGGGTGGGTGGACGGCCATCGTCCCGTCCCGTGGTGACACCGCCGGGTCGGTCCGATTTCCGCTGTGTTTCGCAGGTGGGGGCCGGTCCGCGGGTGCGGACCGGCCCCGGCCCGGTGGGTCAGACCCCGGCGAGCGCCGGGGCCTCGGCCGCGGCGCGGGCGGCCGCGGGGCGGCGCAGGTAGACCGCCCAGGTGAGGACGAAGCAGATCGCGTACCCCACCAGGAAGGAGACGAAGGCGGGGGTGCCGGTCTTGGCCGTGAGGAAGGACTCCCGGAAGGCGAGGTTGATGAACAGGCCGCCGAGGGCGCCGACGGCGCCGATGACGCCGATCGCGGCGCCGGACATCCGCCGCGACCAGGCGGCGGCGTCGGCGGCGCTCTCGCCGGCGGCGATCCGGTCCTGCGCCTTGGCCTCGAAGATGCCGGGGATCATCTTGTAGGTCGATCCGTTGCCGAGGCCGGCGAAGACGAACAGGGCGATGAAGCCCACCAGGAAGACCGGCAGCGACTTGATCGAGGAGGCGTACACCACGACGCCGGTGGCGGCGGCCATGGTGACGAAGTTCCAGAAGGTGATCTTCGAGCCGCCGAAGCGGTCGGCCAGCAGGCCGCCGACCGGCCGGATCAGGGAGCCGAGCAGCGGGCCGATGAAGGTGAGCTGCGCGGCCTGCAGCGGGGTGCGGCCGAACTGGTTCTGCAGAACGAGGCCGAAGGCGAAGGAGAAGCCGATGAAGGAGCCGAAGCTGCCGACGTAGAGGACCGACATCAGCCAGGTGTGCTTCTCCCGGACGATCGCGGCGAAGGTGCCGGTGTCGTTGCTCATCGGCGCCAGGTTGTCCATGAACAGGGCGGCGCAGGCGGCGGCGACGACGATCAGCGGGATGTACAGGGCGAGCACCAGGCGGGGCCGGTCCGCGCCGGCCCAGGTGATCACGGCGAGCGCGACCAACTGGATCACCGGGACGCCGATGTTGCCGCCGCCGGCGTTCAGTCCGAGCGCCCAGCCCTTGCGGCGCAGCGGGAAGAAGGCGTTGATGTTGGTCATGGAGGAGGCGAAGTTGCCGCCGCCGAACCCGGTGAGGCCGGCCACCACCATGAAGGTGCTGTACGAGGTGCCGGGGTGCATCACGTACGCGCCGGCCAGGCTCGGCACCAGGAGCATCAGCGCCGAGACGATCGTCCAGTTGCGGCCGCCGAAACGGGCGACGGCGAAGGTGTAGGGGATGCGGACGAAGGAGCCGACCAGGGTGGGCATGGCCACCAGGAAGAACTTTCCGGCCGGGTCGATGTGGTAGTTCTTCCCCATGAAGAGGACCATCACCGACCAGAGGCTCCAGATGGAGAAGCCGATGTGCTCGGAGAGGACGGAGAAGATCAGGTTCCGGTTGGCGACCCGTCGGCCGGTGCGCTCCCAGAATGCGGTGTCCTCGGGCTGCCATTCCTGAATCCAGCGGCCGCCTGTTCTGCGCTGGGCTGTGTCGCTCATCGGTCTCCCCTTGCGTGCCGGTGCCTGCCCTGCCCGTGCTGTCGTGAACGACGTTAGGAGGCCGCGGTTTCCGGTTCCGGTGTGCTCTGTGAAGCCCTGGGAACCGTCCTCTCACCCGGCCGGAGC
The Kitasatospora paranensis genome window above contains:
- a CDS encoding nitrate/nitrite transporter, producing MSDTAQRRTGGRWIQEWQPEDTAFWERTGRRVANRNLIFSVLSEHIGFSIWSLWSVMVLFMGKNYHIDPAGKFFLVAMPTLVGSFVRIPYTFAVARFGGRNWTIVSALMLLVPSLAGAYVMHPGTSYSTFMVVAGLTGFGGGNFASSMTNINAFFPLRRKGWALGLNAGGGNIGVPVIQLVALAVITWAGADRPRLVLALYIPLIVVAAACAALFMDNLAPMSNDTGTFAAIVREKHTWLMSVLYVGSFGSFIGFSFAFGLVLQNQFGRTPLQAAQLTFIGPLLGSLIRPVGGLLADRFGGSKITFWNFVTMAAATGVVVYASSIKSLPVFLVGFIALFVFAGLGNGSTYKMIPGIFEAKAQDRIAAGESAADAAAWSRRMSGAAIGVIGAVGALGGLFINLAFRESFLTAKTGTPAFVSFLVGYAICFVLTWAVYLRRPAAARAAAEAPALAGV